The DNA window TCATTAGTACAAGATACCAAGTGATAGTGTATTCGTGGTAGTCGTTCTCATGACTTAGCCTTCTTTTGTTGGCAGCACCCTTTTTTGATTATTCTCTCAACTTTCGTCTCTCTTGTAGTTGAAACATAGCTATACATAACATCTTCTCAATCAACGCAGACCAAGTTCAtttgccctctctctctctctctctctctctctctctctctctctctctctctctctttctctctctcaactgTTATTTGCATAAGGAAAAATATGGTATACCATCAGAGATACAAGCAGAGGAAAAAAGGTGAACATCTtacagaagaagatgaagagtgTCAGAGCATTATCATGGGGTGTTCAAACTCTGGTTACTCCAAAAGAACAAGGCCCAAGCTTCTCTCTttcgtctttctctctctcctctcttgtAGCTTCATATTAGCACCTCATCTTTTCTACCCTAATGCCACTTTCTCTCTATTACGTAAGCTTTTCTCTCTAACTtctcattttcatttttcatttttctttcagtttCCTTTAATTGTATGCTGAGATTATATAATAACCATATGTAAACCCTAGCTTGTACCCAGATTATATAGAACCCCATGCATAAACCCTAGCTTATATAGTACCCAGTTGGGTCTCTTCACCTATATGCACTTGATTTTGGTTGGATGTTCTAACTCTTTCATGGTATGAGAACCAAGCTAACCACGTATCACACCATCAGTTTATTAGAATAGTGTTTTCACATAACATGCATGAAGTGGCCTTATCCCCTCTCCCCGTCTTCAAGTCCCCTTTTTCGATACATGGTATAGTCAttgaaaatcaaatgattttCGAATTATTCAACTTCgtttgtgttgtccacatgtTGGCTTGAAAATTTACCACATGTTAGGGaacgtgttgagaatgaatctcaaaTTGATGAGAGAAAGAACCTTGAatgagcttataagtaagttgggttACTCCTAgtattgtcaattgattttgtGGTGAAACCTCAAATTTCTTCAACCCTTCGCCTTTCAAAACATCCACAATATTTTTGAGTTATCTCACATCGTGAAAAGTAAACCATGCACAATAATATAGATAGACTCTATATCTATTGCTGATTGATTTTAAGTTGAatgctctaatttttttttttccactatATTCACGAATAAATATGTACCATCTGCTTTGGTAGGCCTTGCTGCTGATGATATGGTTGCATATGCTCCCTCGAGTTCTTCAATCTCTAACGGTAGAATTCTCTGCTTCTCAGTGGCTTCTATTTGGAATCgattaattgtttttgttttagttgttaaTAAATACCTTGCAAAGTTTACCAAACAGTATCACTATCTATTTAGTGTACTGCTGCTAAAAGGGTTGCTATTGCTATTTGATTGATAAGTTGTACAGTAGGGAACCTTAAGCCAAATGAAaggaattaaaaattaatagcTACAAGTATAATTAATTGGAGAACAACCAATggtattttttgttgttttgattgtcagtgaaaattttaatcaaattaacAACACTGATGAAACTTTAAAATTTGTATGAAAAACTTAGTATTGAGATGATTATATATAAGAACAGAGCTTGTTTACGAGCTTTAATAAAAAAGGATTAACGTGTTAGATTCGAACAAAAATTTAAAGTCATGATTAGCTCAAAACTATTTCCATGAGAATTTTCTTTCAGCACAATTAGATTTTCCTCTTAATTATATAAATCTTGTTTTATATTaactgacaaaaaaaaaaaaaaaacaaagaggaaTTGGTTTGAAAAAATCGTTGGCATCAGAAGGCTTATATAGCAAAATAGAAGGCTGGTTATAAGGCTTAGATGGtaagaaaattagaaaattgtTAGCATAAACAAGTCTTGAACTATCATGAATTGCTAGGAACTTTAAACTACACTCCACCTATGAAGCATATACTTTGTATTGTATAAACTAGCAGACAACAAATAAATGGCTGAAATTTCAGGATGGGCACTAGCCTATTCTGGCCTCCATGTAGCTCCTCCCCCGGTTCCGATGATACTCGAATTGATACcgcaaaaacaataaaatatggAACTATTAttgttatttaaaaaatattattctacattaattttttcttgaatATTTTTTCCTTATGTTTTCATAATAGATGACAAGTGCAAGACAATACTTTTTTACTGATAACAACTCCTAGTAAAACAACGTAAAAATATAACATGAAAACAATATTGATAATATTCCTGAAATTCAAAATTAGTTTTTAATCTGTTCTAGTCTTTTCAACAACCAAGCTGGGTCTGCTGTTTCTCTTTCCTTGTGAAACTCATACAGGGTGAGTGGTCAATTCGAACCCAGACCCTACGTTCtaattaatctaattaatttaGTCAATATATCCAGTTGAACCGCCACAATTTTATTTCGTCAAGGTGCTCCATGGATCATCAGGTTGAAGTCAAATGAATGGAGCCTGCAAGTTTAAGCATGCTTGCTTGTTGAACCCCGCAACCACTTAAAAAATTGTTataaataggattaggataaaaTATGATTGATGTATTCCTAATTTTCTAAGTTTTGATAGAGCTAAAGCCAAATCTAATTAGTACGTCACTTATAATAAGTAAAAAGTTTTAGATTCAATCCTAACTGACACTAAATTATTGTAGATAACCCAATTGTATGGCTTCACCTAAATACCTAAgcttttagtgtaaataatatcaatGTTTTAAAACTTAATTGAGTACACTTATTTTCTGGAGGTGACACTTATACATTTTCTCTATCTGCAATTACTTTcactaactatatatatatgttgtggGTGCAGGAACTATATTTTGTGACAGGAGCAGTTTTCGATCAGATGTTTGTATCCTGAAAGGGGATGTAAGAACACACTCCCGTTCCTCTTCCATCTTTGTCTACAGATCCAGAGATAAAAGTAATTTCACAAACTATCTATCGAGCATCGTCGAGGAAAACGAAGAGGAAAATGGGGAAAAGCTTCACCACGAAAAGATCAAACCGTATACCCGGAAATGGGAACCCAGTACCATGGACACCGTCACAGAATTAGACCTCATTGCAAAGACAGATGGCACTCCAGGAAAGCAACATGAGTGTGATGTCCAACATGAGGTTCCGGCCATATTCTTCTCAACGGCGGGCTATACCGGTAATGTTTATCATGAATTCAACGATGGTATTATGCCGTTGTACATTACTTCTCAGCATTTGAGGAAACAGGTTGTGTTTGTCATCGTTGATTTTCACAATTGGTGGCTTATGAAATACGGAGACATTCTTTCACAACTATCAGACTATCCAGTAATTAGTATCAGTGCAGACAAGAGAACTCATTGCTTTCCTGAAGCTACTGTCGGTCTGCAAATTCACGATGAGCTCACTGTGGATTCTTCAAATATGGAAGGAAATAAGAGCATATTCGACTTTCGAAATCTTCTAGACGGGGCTTACAGGCCTCGAGTTACAAGTCTGATTCACGAACGAGAAGCAAAAAAGAAACTCTCCGTTTCTATGTCTCCCGCATCGAAAAGATCCTTAAAAATCAAGAGAAAAGCACATGAAGCACATCAACTCAAGAGGGCTAGACTAGTGATCATATCTAGAAAAGGATCAAGAGCAATAACCAATGAGCATTTGCTGGTGAAAATGGCTGAAAAAATCGGGTTTGAAGTTGAAGTTCTGAGACCTAATTCGGGGACCGAGTTGGCAATGATTTATTGGGTTCTTAATTCGAGTGATGTCGTGATCGGGGTTCACGGTGCTGCCATGACACATTTTCTGTTCATGAGACCTGGCTCTGTGTTGATCCAAGTTATCCCTCTTGGAACTAGTTGGGCAGCAGAGGAATACTATGGGAAACCTGCAAGAAAGCTTGGGTTAAACTACATCGGCTACAAAATTCTTACCACAGAAAGCTCGTTACAGAACAAGTATGGTAAAGATGATCCTGTTCTTAAAAATCCAACTAGTGTAACAAAAAAAGGATGGGAATACACAAAGGAGATTTATCTTGAAGGTCAAACTGTGAGACTACACCTCACAAGATTTAAGAAGCAGTTGCTTCGTGCTTATGACTGCACCATTGGAAGAACGACTTGGCATTTCGAACAACAATAAACTAGTCATTCTGGAAGCTGTAGATTCGTACATGTTTGATAAAAATTTGTGTACATGTATATAACGTTGAGATTTAAGGATTAAAGAAGGGGCcgtaaaaaaattgtaaacacCCTGAAGTTTGAGGCAACTCTTCATTCATGTGaataaaaatttctcctatGACCTTGTTATTTATTTGTACTGTGTTTAAGAGAACCCTTTTGTTGATCCAGAATACAACTACTGGTGGTTGTTTCTTTTGTTATAAAAATTTCCCCGCTGCTGGTTGTTTCTTTGGCGTAACGCCCTCTGTATATGATCGACTAAAATATTTCCGTTCCTCCATATCCCCTGAACAATCCACCCTCCATCACATGACGACCTCCCAGGTCCTGATGACCTAAATATCCTCTGCATTCTTaggattaaatttattttgatccACCTCCACTGTCACTGACGTCTTCATATCTTTCAGTCCTGCTTCGCCACACTGATCGTAAACTGCTCTTTCCTGAGATCACACAAGAACTGAATTCAGAAATACgtttcattcttttatttttcacgCAGTACACCTGTTAATGTACAAAATCAATGAAactttggaacaatgtaaaatGTTTAGTGCTTGGACATTTGAAAAAGCATAGACACTATTCCAAAAACAATATAATATACTTCTGTTCTTAAGTCTTGGATATGAGAATTGACAGAATTGACAAATATCCTTTTCTCCCTTCTAATTGTTAAGGCGCGTTTGGATAAGGGTGAACTTGGATTTGGAGTTGGGTTTGTTATTTGACTATGTGAACAACATTTCCAAGATTGACATCGACAGAATGTAAGTAAATAGACTTGCTCAACATAAGAAGGCGCAGCTAGTATTGGACAATGTGAACACGTTGATTTTTTTAAGATTTAGAGAGGTGGGTTGTTCTAGAAGATAGGGAAGAACGAACTTGTCAACCTAGAGAGTATGAGTTTTTCTTTACAATggactaggattctctcccttcATCTTTTCATCTcctcctctcacattctctattttttatttctctttctctAAAAATTAATATGAGATGTTggcgtgacttaaccgtgaccgttcaaatagaaggggagggaagggaagggaaaaaaagaggggagagaatcctactccttttacaagaaagtaaattttttttttaaatgtgggTGAGGAAATAAGACAGTGAGGTGGGTTTATCACCACTCTTTATTAATTGTGTTTAAACTTTATTTATTCTCTTTCCACTAATGCTCCTATTTAAAGGACCtgaattgtctgccctccccatCCCATACCCTTCTCATCTCCTCCTATTtatatggtcacggttaagccacatcaacattttatattgatttttttttatagaaataataagacaaaaaacaaggagaatataaaatgttgacgtggcttaaccgtgaccacaaaaatAGGAGGATGATGGGAAGGGTATGGGAtgggggagggcagacaatccaggtcCCTATTTAAAACCCGTTTGCCAATTAAATCATTAAATTATCCACGTAAATTAGACtctaattattttataattaatactattttttatacaagtttcatttttttgggactcccttttttattttattttctatctGGTTTTACGTACTCTTATTTTGATGTTTGATTTTATGCCCTTCTCAAGAAAAATAGTACATTGCCCAGACAAAAATTCATCTTCATTACCATCATCATTGGCATTTTTCAGGCTATTTAGGTACACACAAGAGGTGGTGGTGTTAAAGAATGGACCATAAGAGGTGGTGGTATTAAAGAACGGCTTGATCGTGCTTTTGCGAATGCCTCTTTGAGATTCTTATTTCTAGAGACTAAAGTCAATCACCTAAAATTAGAGAAGTCTGATCTTTTCCATTTCCTAATTGCACAGCATAAAGCAACCCCAAGACTTCCCATTGTTTGTTTCGGTTCGAGGACATGTGGGTGCATCATGAGGAGTGTGAGGATGTTGTGCATAAGGCTTGAGACCTGAATGTTATGGGCTATCCAATGTTCCAAGTTTGTGAGAAGATCAAGGCCACGAGAGTGGCTCTTATTAAATGGCAATGGGATACTGTCAAGGCTCGACAATTGGAGATTGAGAAGGTTCGTGATCAGATTACGGCCATTGATGGGCAACCTTATACTGCTAGCTCTATTGAGGAACATAGTAGTCTGATGCATCACTTCGACTCTCTGTTGTCTCTGGAAGAATCATATTGGCAGCAGGCTAAAGTGGCATGGATGAAATCAGGGGACTGAAACACAAGGCTCTTCCATCAGATGGCGAATTTTCAAAGGCGAAAAAAAATCATCTCTCGAGCCTGGTGGATAAAAACGGTGCATGGCAGACCAGTGATCGATGCGGTGGAAAATGTAGTTATTGACTGTTTCAACTATATTTTTCAAACCAATGATCGAAGCTTGGGAAATGAAGTAATTGATGTTATTAATTGTAAGGTTACCACTACGATGAATTCGGTGCTTAATTGCAAATGCATCCATCTAAATCTATGGGACCTGATGGTATGTCCCCTCTCTTTTTCCAAAGATATTGGTCCATTGTGGGTAACGATGTGTCAAATGCAGTGATTTCTATTCTCTCTTCAGGGCGTACACAAAGGAAGATCAACTATATGTACGTGACCCTTATTCCAAAACCGAAGAATCCCTGGGAAATCGATCACTTGCATCCCATAAGCTTGTGTAATGTGGTCTATAAGATCATTTCGAAGGTTATAGCAAACAGATTGAAGGTCGTTCTACCCCAAATTATCTCTCCAAACCAGAGCGCGATTTCTTTGTTTGATAGGAGAAGGGGGaagaaaggttttttttttcttccccttAAACTCAATATGAGCAAGGCCTATGATCGAGTTGAATGGGGTTATTTTGAGAGGGTGATGGTGAAAATGGGATTTGAAAGGTCTTGGGTCAATTTAATCATGATGTGTGTTACGTCGGTATCCTACTCTTTCATGGTAAATGGATCTCTGTGTGTTTACATTCACCTGAAGAAGGGTTTGAGGTAGGGATACCCTATTTCCCTTACCTTTTCCTTCTTTGCCCCAAGGGACTCTCTACGCTTATTGCTTCCAAGGATCGAAGTGGTGATATCCATGGGGTTTCTGTTTGTCAAGGGGCTCTTTTCATTCATCTTCTGTTCGCCGATGACAATTTCAACTTTGCTCGTGCTACACGGCAGGACTGTGAGACGGTTAAGGAGATCATTGGGTGTTTCGAAGGAGTCTCAGGGCAACAAGTGAATTTCCAAAAAAGTGTTATCTACTTTAGTAGAAATATTAAGCAATCTGATCAGGAGTTTCTAGCTTCAGTGCTTGGGATTGTAAGAGTGGATCGACATGAAAAGTATTTGGGGCTCCCTACCTTCATCGGTCGAAATAGATGAGACTGTTTTAGTCACTTCAAAGAAAAGCTATGGAAGAAACTGCAAGGATGGAAAGGTAAAACAATTAGTGCAGCGGAGAAGGAATTACTAGTCAAAATGGTGGCACAGTCGATCCCGCTTTATTTTATGAGTTGTTATCTATTGCCtaagtatttttttatgaactaaaccAATTAATTGCTTCTTATTGGTGGAATTAATCAGAGACCTCTAGGAAAATTAATTGGGTGGCTTGGGATAAGCTGTGCTTGCCCAAAAACGAGGGTGCCTTGGGTTTCGTAATTTATACGCTTTTAATCTTGGACTTCTGGCCAAGTAGGGATGGCAGATCATCCAAGAGCCCACTTCTCTGGTGGCGTCGATGTTAAAGGCAAAGTATTTCCCTCATTCCTCCTTCCTTGATGCAAGTGTTCGATCTAATGCTTCTTTTGCATGGTGTAGCATGTGTATTGCTAGAGAAGTTATCTTGCTAGGATCCAAGTGGCAAATAGGTGATGGTACCTCGGTAAGGGTGTGCGGTGATAGATGGTTGCCTCTACCATCCACCTTTCAATTGTTTTTCCCCTAACCGCATGATTGTAATGTGTGTATGGTCAGTGAGCTTATTGTTGATGCTAGATGGAAATTGGATGTGCTTGGTCCATCAATTACACTAGAGGAGATGGATGCAATTCGATCCATTTCGTTGAGCATTTGAGAAATTATGACCGATTAGTTTGGCATTATGACAACTGGGGTTTGTTAACAGTTAAAAGTGCTTATAATGTTGTTTGTAATTGGATCCTCCCCTCAGTTGCTTCCTCGTCAGGGTTTGTTTCACAATACTCGGTGCTGTGGGATTTCCTTTGAAAGGCCAATAGCTCTCCTAAAGTGAAAATGGCGGCTTGGAGAATTATCTCCAACATTATTCCCACAGGGGATAACCTTCATAAATGGCATATCTCGTTGGACCATGCTTATATTCTCTGTGGGGCGGTATCTGAGATGGTATGGCATATCATGATCAAGTGTTGATTCATAAGGTGTAGTTAGCTTGCATCTTCGTTAAGGCTTAGACTTGGGCAGCATTATGGTAAATCTATGTATGAGTGGGCCATGGCAATGGTTAATGAAGTTAGATCGTCGGATTTTGAGTGCATTCTTGTCATACTTTGGGAATCTAGAATGCTAGAAATCTAAAGCTTTGGGTGAAACAACTTCTCATTCTCCAAGTGTTGTAGTGAGGCGCGCCTTTGATTGGTGGCAGGAATACCTTATGGTCAACTGCAGGCCCCTTTTGCCTAGAAGGCATGCTCTCATCCAAAAATGGTATTTTCCTCCACCTGGAAAGCTCAAACTTAACGTGGATGGTGCCTAATGCAAGAAGACTAAGATAGGTGGTATGGGGTTAACATTCCGGGATTCAAATGGAACTTTTGTGGTTGGTGCGAGTTGGAGATTTAGGgacattttctctcatattcACATTAAAGCACTCGCAATTAGAGAAGGTCTTTTGATGATGATCGACAGAGGtttacaaaacatttcattGGAAAGTGGTTCACTTCGGATCATTTCTGTTAAAAGGAGTTTTCTTTGAATGTGTTTATTATCAGACCTATCATCGAAGACACTAAATCCTTATTGCAATTGGTCACTGAAGCTACTGCGTCCCATGTTCATCGTCAAGTTAACTCGGTTGCCCATAAGCTTGCTCGTTTTGCTATCTATGGAGGGGATTGTACTTGGTTTAATGAAACCCCCTCATTGATTTGTGATTTAATTGAGGCGGATCTCCCCATTCCTTGTACTGAGTAGCCTATTCCTTGCTTTTAATGAAATCATATCGTATTTTATCAAAAACAGGTACACACAAGTTCAAGATGATTACATGGATTCTAAATGCAATCTGCAATCAGTAACATTGGGAAGATTAACATCGTGATCAGCATCTCCTGCCCAACTAGTAAACCATGTAATTGCATGGAATACTTCTTTCATGATCTGCAactctaataaattaatatttttatctaTAGGGAAGCCAATTATACAGCCCGTTTAACGATGAAAAGATATTGAAATGGAGGTGATTGATTGTGTTGGTATGTTCAGGGTTCGCGCCTAGTGACGATGGTAGTGCGTGGTgtaaagtgatggtggtggcaaTGACATTGTTAAGAGGGTAGGGTGGAGATGATGGAAATTGGCAGTGCCAGTAGTAAGCAGTGGTAATGGCGGTGTCCATGGTGGTGGTAGAAATAATGACAACAATGATGGTAGTGAAGATGAGTTTTTGTCTAGGcaatatattcttttttttaggAGGACCTAAAACCAAacatcaaaataaaagaatgtaaaattagatggaaaaaaataaaaataaaaaagagagtcCAAAAAATGGAAAcgcatataaaaaataatattaataataaaatattgcctatttaattttagccgattaccctgaacttttataattggtcaattttccccaaaacttTAATATTGGCCATCTAAACTTTTATAATTGCCAATTTACCTGCTGGTTGATTTTAAAAGTTTTCATCCATTTTGGTCATGTGCAcgatgtcacatcccgggctctactccgtcgtagcacgatattgtctgctttgagccccgaccaggccctcatagttttgtttatgggaactcacacgagaacttcctagtgggtcacccatcctaggattgctttcgcgtaaactcgcttaacttcggagttccgatggaacccgaagccagtgagctcccaaaaggcatcatgctaggtagagatgagaatatacatataaggcttacaggatccactcccctgggtgatgtgggatgctacaatccaccccctttaggggTCCAACGTTCTCGTCGGCGCACTTTCgcccaaggattggctctgataccaaattgttacATCCCCGCCCAAGCCCCCACCACGTCtagggctcgactccgccgtaacacgatattgttcactttgggccctgaccacgccctcacggttttgtttctgagaactcacacgagaacttcccagtgggtcacctatcctgggattgctctcgcccgaactcgcttaactttggagttccgatggaacccaaagccagtgagctcccaaaaggccttatgctaggtagatatgggaatatacatataaggcttacatgatccactcccttaggcaatgtgggatgttacacacgACACATGGCATTTGCTTGAGCAAAAAGATAATTTAAACCCTAATGTGGACAACATattgtttgtttttcttcttctgttcCACTAGTTCACTCcgtatgcttttttttttcgaattttatcCCTAATGTGAACAACTCTGAATCTTCTCTATGGTCTTGCTCTTTCAACAACATGTTGGGGTTGTGAAGCTATTTCATTAGGGAAAGTGGTATTCACACTCCCAtttttacctcccacacacccttgttaatttatggcTATTGATTGTCtccaattcattcgatccgatggTCAAAACTTAATagaagtgtgtgagaagtaaaaatgggtgtgtagatagcactaCCCTTTCATTAGTGTTCCTTGTGGCTTGACTTATATGACCATCTCAATTCACCTATTCTAATTCAAGACTCAAATTCAAATAAGAATAGTAATTACTCATTTCAACAGATTCATTACTAGAAACTGACAATTTATAAAGCTCAGAGGGTAATTGACTATTAAAATTCAAGAGGAAAACTAGCCAATTATAAACATTTTGGAATTAATCGgtttaaattaaaattcaatgAAAGATTGGCAGCTCTTTATAAATTCGGCAGAAAAATGGGTGCTTGTGTGGGGCTTGGCTTGCCACTAGACTTCGTTGAGTGACATTACAATCCACTCAAAACACGGCACGTGACAAGTCTCAAATATAAtcttttatcattcttttatatttaaaattctcCTAATTATTTTTTCCTACTAATTAATATATACCATGGATCAATCTAACATTTCCTTTTTTTGGTTGTTTTATTAACACTCAAGATATTGCTGAATACATGccacataaaaaattattattaaataacTTGTATACTCTAGTATGACGGACTATTTGTGccctttaaaaattaaaacaaataaataaaaatatgaataCACCCCAAAATTATTTTCTACACATATCCTAATATTATTATTCTTTAGCCTTTTGTATGAGATAAAAGTTTTAGCAGCTTCAGAAGCGAGATCCTTGTTTTTAGGTTTGTGGGCTGGTGGTGTGAAAGCATGCAAATTCTAAATAAACTTAGCCATTTGATTACAAATTCCAGATGTAATTCTACATAAGGTTTGCtaattcaaatttttatttatttttttgttttggccaGATGGCTTTGCTAATTTATCATGCTCAATGTGTTGAACAACTTGTATATAGATTCAGTTGTTTGAATTTCTGTTAAAAAAAGTAAGGTCTGAAACTTTATAATGGCATCAAGAGTAagaagaaatgacaaagtttaATCAATCACTTTCAGTTTGTAATTTGCAAACTTTGCAGTGTCAAGAAAAGCCATGACCTATAACTTCATCTCCTTTCAAGCTCGTTCGGTTTTTTGCAAAGAACGATGTTCATTTTCTCTGCGAATTCTTTTGAAACAGAGGAATACGGAATACGAAATACGAAATTGGGAGAGAGAGTGAAGACCCACGGCAAAACATAAAATGGAGTGAAAtttgggaaagaaaaaaaaaagggggaaaagaAGGACATAAAAAAGGAAACATTAGATTGATCcatgatatatatattaattagtagaaaaataattatgagaattttaaattaaaaaaaaataataaaagattatATTTTAGACTTGCCACGTGATTAGTTTTGAATGAATTATAATGTCACCCAACGAAATCCAATAACAAACCAAGTTCTACACAAATTTTTCCCCATCCTCCGACTCAAagacataaaaagtaaaacataaAGCGATAGAATTTCTAATTTCAATACGTGTAAAATGAGAAAATTAATACGTATCCTGATATTCTCCCCAATTGGCTGCTACGCTACGCAGTCATTTCACAACCCAGACGCCTCCCCCGTGACCCGCCCAATATAAGATACCATCACCACCTAACCCCTTTCATTCCACGAACCTCTCGTCGCCCCCTTTTATGTTTCTTCACTCCGACCTGCTCCTTCACCAGCAATCTCTGGTTCACAGTTTCACCACAAGCTCACATTTTCCGGTACAAAACCAATCGCTGCTCCCCAAAATCTCCACTTTTTTCTTCTTACATTTCGTATCGACAATTCACCTCACTTTGATTTGACCTGTTTGTTTCGTAATCGAGGGAAAAAGAAGGTCGGGAAGCTCTCGAAGCTTGGTGTATCCGGACATGGCTCCGCCGGTCCTGTCCTTGGTTCTGCCCTCTGAGACCGGTCGGGTTCTTAGTATTCAATCTCATACTGTCCAGGTATTGCCGATTCCGTTTACtgatttttgggtgaattttttagtgtgtttggtagCTGAGAAATTGGAGAAGCTAGAAGCTTTattaaggcctcgtttggcacggCGGCCTGTCATGGACAGGACTATAATATATCCTTGGACTGTACTCGAATCTCGTATAAAAGTCAAAAGTATG is part of the Malus domestica chromosome 12, GDT2T_hap1 genome and encodes:
- the LOC103423272 gene encoding xylan glycosyltransferase MUCI21-like, with amino-acid sequence MVYHQRYKQRKKGEHLTEEDEECQSIIMGCSNSGYSKRTRPKLLSFVFLSLLSCSFILAPHLFYPNATFSLLRLAADDMVAYAPSSSSISNGTIFCDRSSFRSDVCILKGDVRTHSRSSSIFVYRSRDKSNFTNYLSSIVEENEEENGEKLHHEKIKPYTRKWEPSTMDTVTELDLIAKTDGTPGKQHECDVQHEVPAIFFSTAGYTGNVYHEFNDGIMPLYITSQHLRKQVVFVIVDFHNWWLMKYGDILSQLSDYPVISISADKRTHCFPEATVGLQIHDELTVDSSNMEGNKSIFDFRNLLDGAYRPRVTSLIHEREAKKKLSVSMSPASKRSLKIKRKAHEAHQLKRARLVIISRKGSRAITNEHLLVKMAEKIGFEVEVLRPNSGTELAMIYWVLNSSDVVIGVHGAAMTHFLFMRPGSVLIQVIPLGTSWAAEEYYGKPARKLGLNYIGYKILTTESSLQNKYGKDDPVLKNPTSVTKKGWEYTKEIYLEGQTVRLHLTRFKKQLLRAYDCTIGRTTWHFEQQ